In Setaria viridis chromosome 5, Setaria_viridis_v4.0, whole genome shotgun sequence, the genomic stretch ATCACGTCGCACGAGAAGCTCGTGTACATGCTCGGCATGTACGAGGCTCTCAGCGACGCCGCTCCCAGCCTCCTGCTCCTGTTCAGCGAGGCGCGCAAGGAGCTCGTCTCTGAGCGGACGCAGGAAATCCTCACCAAACTGGGCGACGCGATGAAGGTCATGGTCAGCGGCGTCATGGCCAAGATCCAAGGCGACTGCCCGCGCAAGCCGAGCGCGCCGGGCGGCGTCCACCCGCTGGCGCGCGACACCATGGCCTGCGTCGAGCTGCTGGCGCGGCACCGCACCACGCTCGACCTGATCCTCGAGGACGGCGACGGACGCGGCGCCCCTGCCGTCGCCggctccctcgccgccggcttcgTCGCGGAGCTGATCGCGTGCCTGGAGCGGAACCTCCAGGGGAAGCTCGCTCTCGCCTGCGCCGACGCGGGAGGCTCGCGGCACCTGTTCCTGGCGAACAACATCGGCTTCATACTGAGCCGCGCCGCGGACGCCGGCGACGTGGCGTCGCTTCTCGGGGAcgcgtgggcggcgcggcgccggggccggctcGCGCGGCACGTAGCGAGCTACGCCGAGTCGTGCTGGGGCACGGCCGTCGCTCTCCTGGAGACGCCCGTGTGCGGCAGGGGCAAGCCGGCGAAAGTTCTGGCGGAGTTCGACGCCGCGTTTACCAGAGCGCGCGACAGCGAGGCGTGCCGGGAAGTCCCGGACCCGGCGCTCCGTGCGGCACTGCGGAACGCCGTGTCGGAGATGGTGGTTCCGGCTTACAGCGCGTTTCTGCAGAAGCACCccaatcttggaacatccgtcAGGTACACCACGGATGATGTGGCCGAATCACTGTCGGAATTGTTCGAAGGAGAATCCGTGGATAGCAGGAAATCCTAGAGTTTTTATGCATGTATATAAGAACAACTTCAGATTGTAGCAAACATCAATAAGCCTAGAGAATCCTTCTGTTACCAGTTTTGCCAATTAGTTATATCAGTCATTGGTGGCAACACTGGTTCCATATCATGTAGGAATCATACAGATCTTAGCTGAACATGGGAAATGTCAACTAGAAAGTAGCAGAATTTTCATATTGACAGAAGTTGACGTGGTCTCTTCTTACACGATGAAGGAACAGATCGGTCAAGATCACAAGAAAACTACTGGAATGCTTTCCTGGGCATGGAATATGGCAGACACGATCAACTTCATGGGTAAAAATGGTTACTGCAAACTGCGCAGCACCACTTGGAATGACAGTTCAGAGTTACCGCTGAGCTCGAACTCGCAGGTGTCTCCTTCCTGCAGGTTGTTCTCCCTGCAGATGTCAACCCAGCCAGTGATGAAGCCACTGAACCTTGGGGTGCATTGGTACAGCACGGGCCAGAGTCTCATGCATGGGTCCTTGAGTATCACAACCTTCCTTCCCTGTTTCTTCGTTCTTGGTATAACCGGTAGTCGATTGGGAAGCTCCTGTACAAAGAtatttcagaattcagaattgTAGTGCCGAATGGTAAGCTCAGATCAGTCAAAGAAATGGTCAGGGCGACTCACAAGCCATGTTTGACCAGGTGCAGGCACGGCGATGCAGAACTTGCTGCAAGCAGCAGCAAGTGCAAGAACGCCACCTGATTCGAAGATTTCACTTTGCAGGCCTTCAGATTTATCTTCTATGCATTGGATCAAAAGTCACGAAACAAATTGTATGTGATGTAATTGTTAAACTTAACATGCATCAAGGTGTTCCTGAATACCAGTTTGATGAAGATTTTGACTGAGATGAGGATGTTCATGGAGCATTATGCCACTTGATATGACTTCAGCAGTATTCTGCCCTGTGCTAGCTTGCCTATCACCTTGACCATCTTGCTGTTTATCTTTCTTCACTGAAGTTTGTGCACGAACAAATCCTTAAGCATTGTTGTTGCTCGGTAAGTCCAAATAGAAAAGCATTCAA encodes the following:
- the LOC117854558 gene encoding exocyst complex component EXO70A1 — encoded protein: MGAAVGRPAFGLAVAPRTTHAEERLAVAEHALLQWARSPGADTGVWDADASYTNRGLLAAVDDVLLLAEEDPFPLHPAASPARRRLDSAVGAAASRMVEEFLRVRVWDASPLRTAVDRLSLASSGVSLLVFPSSGDRTSSASSGGEVDASDGTRSRASSGVPDEVAALLESEVWDELDLVRPAGVSVLHEIALRMVRAGCTKELFRAFANAPCDVLDRFLSIIRVECSQRTTEAVIKRWTTVTKIIGKAIVAMRRQLHAQTPGAFDSFSDEYLLAIAENRILILLEFADGFTTITSHEKLVYMLGMYEALSDAAPSLLLLFSEARKELVSERTQEILTKLGDAMKVMVSGVMAKIQGDCPRKPSAPGGVHPLARDTMACVELLARHRTTLDLILEDGDGRGAPAVAGSLAAGFVAELIACLERNLQGKLALACADAGGSRHLFLANNIGFILSRAADAGDVASLLGDAWAARRRGRLARHVASYAESCWGTAVALLETPVCGRGKPAKVLAEFDAAFTRARDSEACREVPDPALRAALRNAVSEMVVPAYSAFLQKHPNLGTSVRYTTDDVAESLSELFEGESVDSRKS